In the genome of Colwellia sp. PAMC 21821, the window TAGGCGTTAACTATTCAATTAGTTCTGCCTGTGCCACTAGCGCACATTGTATTGGCCACGCAGCTGAGCTTATTCAACTGGGTAAGCAAGACGTCGTATTTGCAGGTGGCGGTGAAGAAGTTCATTGGTCATTAGCCATGATGTTTGACGGCATGGGCGCATTGTCTTCTAAATATAACGACACACCAGAAATGGCTTCTCGTACTTACGATGCAGACCGTGACGGTTTCGTTATTTCTGGCGGCGGCGGCATGGTTGTTGTTGAAGAACTTGAACACGCTTTAGCACGTGGTGCACATATTTACGCTGAAATTGTTGGCTACGGCGCAACATCAGACGGTTACGATATGGTTGCCCCAAGTGGTGAAGGCGCTATTCGTTGTATGCAACAAGCCATGCAAGGTGTTGACGCTAAAGTTGATTACTTAAATACTCACGGTACTTCTACACCAGTAGGTGATGTTAAAGAACTTGGTGCTATTCAAGCGGTATTTGGCGATAACTCTCCAGCAATTAGTGCCACGAAAGCAATGACAGGTCATGCTTTGGGTGCTGCTGGTGTTCATGAAGCTATTTTCTCAATATTAATGATGGAACATAGCTTTGTTGCCCCATCGATTAATATTAATACTTTAGATGAACAAGCCAAAGGCTTGGACATAGTGACTGAAAAGCGTGATATGGAACTGAACTTAGTGATGTCAAACAGCTTTGGTTTTGGCGGTACTAACGCAACACTTGTTATGCAAAAGTATAAATAGTGACTTAAATTTTTAGCAGCAATGACAGTATTTGTCATTATTCTGAGCTAAATTAAAAAACCGTTAAAATTTAACGGTTTTTTTCTGGGTAAAAAACATCAAAACAATGACAAATATCTCATGGTTACGATGTTTTTCTCGATAAATTTAGCTACAATGTTGCCCTTGTTTGTTATTAATTACGACTGCCTTATCATGCCTCATTGTATTATTGAATATTCTGCTACGATTACTGAAAGTTTGCCAGTAGAGCAGCTAATGCACGCTGTTTATAAAGGTGCAAACCAAAGCGAGCTTTTCGCTGCTGCTGATATTAAAGTGCGCGCATGCGCTTATGATGAATTCTATTTGCCCGGTGCTGAGCATGTCTTCATACATGTTAATTTAAAAATATTATCAGGGCGTGATTTATCACAACGTAAAGTGCTCAGTGACAGTGTTAGTAATCAACTAGAACGCTTGGGTATTGAAAACGCAGCGATTACGGTTGAAGTTACAAAAATAGAAAAAGAAAGTTACGTCAAGAAAATAACATCAGTAGCGTAAAAGGCACATTTTATCTTTACTATTTTGTTAGTTGGAAACGTTAAATGAATATATTTTATGACGAAAATATGCCGTTTGCAGCGGAGTTTTTTGCCGACTTAGGTAAGTTAACGGCGTTTTCTGGCCGCGCTTTGTCACCGACAGCGCTATGTGATGCTGACGTTTTATTAGTGCGCTCAATCACGAAAGTCAATGAAGCCTTGCTAAAGCAAAATAAAAACTTACGCTTTGTTGGCACCGCGACTATTGGCGTTGATCATATAGATCAACAATATTTAGCGGATAGAAACGTTAACTTTCACTCAGCGCCTGGTTGTAATGCCGTTTCTGTCGCTGAGTATGTTCTTAGTGCCTTAGTTATATTGGCTGAACGATATTTAATTTCGTTATCAACTTTAACAGTTGGTATTGTTGGCGCAGGTAATACGGGTTCAAGGTTAAGTGAAAAATTAAGTGCTTTAAATATTAAGCATGTTTTATGTGATCCTTTGTTAGCTGATAACCCTGCGGATAAACGAGAGTTTGTTTCGCTTGAACAAGCGTTGAGTTGCGACGTAGTTTCACTGCACGTGCCATTAACCCGTAAGGGGGAACATGCCACGTATCATTTATTGAATGCTGAGCGATTAGCGCAATTTAATGATAACCAAATACTCATTAACGCTTGTCGCGGTGAAGTTATCGATAATGCTGCATTGTTGAAAATGAAGCAGCAGGGACACCCATTAAAGTTGGTTTTAGATGTTTGGGAGAACGAACCGAATATATTATTGGCTTTAATTTCGTATTGTGAAATTACCACGGCACACATTGCTGGTTATAGCTTAGAAGGAAAAGCTCGTGGCACAGAAATTTTGTATCGGGCATTATGCGAACAATTAGATATTTTACCCAACAAGCGTCTTGCTGACTTTTTGCCGGCATCTGCTATTGGTAAGGTTGAAATTAATCAAGCGTTTGACGAAATACTGCTAAACCAACTTGTAAAAATGGTTTACGATGTTAGGCGTGACGATGCAATTTTTCGTCAACAAATTAATGTTCAAGGATTTGACCATATACGTAAAACTTACCCGACTCGCCGGGAGTTTTCGTCAATAACGGTTAACTTGAATAATGCGTTGAGCTCAGATGCACCACATCAGCTTGGCTTTAATAAATAAACTGGATAAAAAGAGAGAGGATCATGGCACAGAAATTTGATGTTTGCGTACTAGGTGCAACGGGTTTAGTTGGTAAAACAATTATTGAAATATTAGAACAGCGTGATTTTCCTATTAATAAATTATATCCACTAGCCAGTGCACGTTCGGCAGGTGAATTTATTGACTTTAATGGTGAGAGCATAGAAGTTTTAGATGCTGACAATTTTGATTGGAGCCAAGCACAAATAGGTTTCTTTTCAGCAGGTGGTGCTACCTCAGCTAAATATGCGCCGATTGCCGGTGACGCGGGTTGTATTGTTATTGATAATACCTCTGAGTTTCGTTACGACGCCGATATTCCATTAGTGGTTCCAGAAGTAAACCCAGAAGCGCTAGCTGAATACCGTAATCGCAACATTATTGCTAACCCAAATTGTTCAACGATTCAAATGATGGTGGCTTTAAAACCTATCTATGATGCCGTAGGTATTTCGCGCGTTAACGTTTGCACCTATCAGTCAGTCTCTGGCGGTGGTAAAGCAGCGATGGACGAATTAGCGAAACAAACTGCAGATTTATTATCTGGCAAGCCTGTTGAGTCGAAAAACTTCTCTCGTCAAATTGCTTTCAATGTTATTCCACAAATTGATGTATTTCTTGAAAATGGTTACACCAAAGAAGAAATGAAAATGGTTTGGGAAACACAAAAAATTCTTGGCGATGACAGTGTAATGGTTAACCCTACCGCTGTGCGTGTACCGGTATTTTTTGGCCATGGTGAATCATTGCATATTGAAACCAACTCTCCTATTTCTGCTGAAGAAGTAAAAGCGTTGTTAAGCAAAGCACCCGGTATAGTGGTTTGTCATAATGATGAAGACTTTCCAACACAAATTACTGATGCTAGCGGCAAAGACGAAACTTTTGTTGGTCGTATCCGTGAAGATATTAGCCATAATAATGGTATTAATATGTGGATTGTTGCTGATAACGTTCGAAAGGGCGCCGCGACAAACAGCGTTCAAATTGCTGAGTTATTAATCAAAGATCATCTTAGCGAGTATTAATAGTCGTTAAGTGATAGATTTATTAAAGAAAAATGAAAACCCGTCGTTATAATAAGCGACGGGTTTTTTTGTTTTATTTAACTTATATTAAATTAAGGATAAGATAAGAGCAGCTGTATTAATTTGATAACATAGTAAAAAACTATCAGCATTTATCCAAGAACGTAGAAGCAATTATTAATAACTGGAATAATTTTTGCTTTACAAACTCCTGACTTGGGTCCGTCATTGTATTGGCGAATAATCATTATAAATAGGAAATTTTAATGCAAAAATTGTTACGCCTGTGCCTATGGCAGGTACTTATCGTTAGCATTAGCTGTTTTAGTCTACCTATTTCTGCTGAAGACGGCGGCATACGTATTCGTGGCCCGAAATCGACAGATGCTTTTCCTTATGACCGTTATGGCCCAATAACAGGTAAAGATACCTTATGGAATATTGCACTTAAAGTGCGACCAGATCCTCGCTTGTCTGTATACCAAGTCATGCAAGCCCTATATGAAAATAATCCAGAGTCTTTTAAAGATAACAATCTAAATCACATGATCAGTGGTCAGTACTTAAAGCTGCCACCTATAGATGTAATGCGAGCAATTAATCCTGATAACGCACAACAAAAGTCACGTAGTGATGATAAAGCTTGGCAAAATAAAGTCGTAAAAGTCGTTAAAGTTGCGCCTAAAAAAGTACTGTTACCTGAAGAAGCCTCGGTAAATAAAAAAGATTTAGATGCTGCAAAATCTGAAATTAATGTTCAATTACAGGCCATAGACAGCACTCAACAGCAAAGATTAGCTACCATTCAAAATGACGTTTTAGACTCCATCGATGGGCTACAAAGCTTATTAAAAGAAAACGAAGCGTTACGTCAACGTCTTACCAGCTTTAATGACCAACTTGGTGTTATGCAGAGTGAAGTGGCTAAAAGCAAAGAAATTAAAATCCAGATGGACGATATGATTTCGCTGCAACAAGAGCTACTGACAAAAGCTGAAGCGAGAGAGCAAGCGTTATTATTAGAAAAACAGAAAGCCGATCTCGAAGAAGGCAATTTAATGTCGAGTTCATGGTTTGTTGCACTAATGGCAACATTACCCGCGATATTAGTCCTGTCCTTTTTGGCGATTTTATTTCGACGCAAAGCCAATAAAGATAATGACGAAAGTGTAGCGCCGATCAAAAAAGAACAAGTTGTTGAAGCCGAAGCGAAACCGAAAAGTGAACCAATACCAGAAAGTTCAGATAGTGAATTAATATTAGGGGATGATTTAGATTCACTTGATGATGAACTTTCTCTGGAT includes:
- the fabB gene encoding beta-ketoacyl-ACP synthase I, with amino-acid sequence MKRVVITGLGIVSSIGNDAEEVLASLKAGRSGITRAESFAEMGLRSQVWGKPEIEVKDHIDRKALRFMGEASAFAYIAMDQAIKDSKLTPEQVSNFRTGIVAGSGGASSENVVNSADILREKGVKRVGPYAVPKTMSSTISACLATPFKILGVNYSISSACATSAHCIGHAAELIQLGKQDVVFAGGGEEVHWSLAMMFDGMGALSSKYNDTPEMASRTYDADRDGFVISGGGGMVVVEELEHALARGAHIYAEIVGYGATSDGYDMVAPSGEGAIRCMQQAMQGVDAKVDYLNTHGTSTPVGDVKELGAIQAVFGDNSPAISATKAMTGHALGAAGVHEAIFSILMMEHSFVAPSININTLDEQAKGLDIVTEKRDMELNLVMSNSFGFGGTNATLVMQKYK
- a CDS encoding 4-phosphoerythronate dehydrogenase; protein product: MNIFYDENMPFAAEFFADLGKLTAFSGRALSPTALCDADVLLVRSITKVNEALLKQNKNLRFVGTATIGVDHIDQQYLADRNVNFHSAPGCNAVSVAEYVLSALVILAERYLISLSTLTVGIVGAGNTGSRLSEKLSALNIKHVLCDPLLADNPADKREFVSLEQALSCDVVSLHVPLTRKGEHATYHLLNAERLAQFNDNQILINACRGEVIDNAALLKMKQQGHPLKLVLDVWENEPNILLALISYCEITTAHIAGYSLEGKARGTEILYRALCEQLDILPNKRLADFLPASAIGKVEINQAFDEILLNQLVKMVYDVRRDDAIFRQQINVQGFDHIRKTYPTRREFSSITVNLNNALSSDAPHQLGFNK
- a CDS encoding aspartate-semialdehyde dehydrogenase, translated to MAQKFDVCVLGATGLVGKTIIEILEQRDFPINKLYPLASARSAGEFIDFNGESIEVLDADNFDWSQAQIGFFSAGGATSAKYAPIAGDAGCIVIDNTSEFRYDADIPLVVPEVNPEALAEYRNRNIIANPNCSTIQMMVALKPIYDAVGISRVNVCTYQSVSGGGKAAMDELAKQTADLLSGKPVESKNFSRQIAFNVIPQIDVFLENGYTKEEMKMVWETQKILGDDSVMVNPTAVRVPVFFGHGESLHIETNSPISAEEVKALLSKAPGIVVCHNDEDFPTQITDASGKDETFVGRIREDISHNNGINMWIVADNVRKGAATNSVQIAELLIKDHLSEY